TAACAGTTACTTTACTTGCATTTGACAAGCATCTTACTACGTGGGCTTCTGTTTCCTAAGGTGTTTCCACATGTCTTTGGTCTTGAAATTTCCTCTAAACTGCTCCCATTATTGAAACTGTCTTTAGAAGCTCTAACTTCCCTTATCAAGGAGCTTCTCTGTCGACTCTTGTAGTGTGGTATCAAAATGTCTTTAGGTCACCCAATCCTCAGACTCAAGAAAATACTAAGTCCCAAAACACTTAATAGGCGGTTTGAACTCCCCTCCTTTATGCCACACTCTCATGTCGAAATACTAAATATATTGCAAACTCTTTTCGAGATTCTGAACATGTTTTGAAGAGATAGTGATCCTAATCTTCCGAATCTTTTCTTAAGACTCTTTCAAATTAGACTTAGTGGGTTTCATTTGTAGCTTACGTTAAAAATcatacacaaacacaatgacataATTTACATACCACCAATTCATGAGTTGTAACAAATCTTCCTCCCAAAGTATATTTCATTCCAACTGCTAGTCACTCTTGTTTTCAACCAATACTGGCTCATATCTATGCATTATTCCTCTTGCTTGGAATTTATATAGACATAAAGATCTTTATGCAAGATTGGACGATCTACCAACAAAACAAATATAGGCTACAGAAAGAAATAAGGGTTACTACAACCATTAGATATACCAACTCAAGTGTGGGAAGAAATGTCAATGAATTTCGTAACACACTTACCGTCATTGTTTAGACATGCTATGATTTGGGCTATTTGTAACCGTCTAATACACATATCATGGTGCTAAGATGAACGGTGGAAACGATAGTTTGAATATGAAACTTCCGTTATTTGATGGAAAGAATTGGAATCAGTGGATGATTCAGATGTGTGTGTTGTTTGGCGCTTAAGATGTGCTTGATCTCGTCAACGACGATTACACCCAATTTTTGCAGATGCAACATAAGCGTAAAGAAACCCGCAACGAGAAGTGAGGAAGAAGGATCATAAAGCATTGTTCTACATCCATAAATGTATAGATGTGAATTTGTTTGAGAAGATCTCTGATTCGACGACGGTGAAGGTTGCATGGGACACATTGGTACGATGCTATGACGGTGACGCATCAGTGAAATAGGTGAAGCTTTAGTCTCTATGTAAGTAGTATGAGAATCTTAACATGAAGAACAACGACAAGGTACCTGAGTACGTCTCCAGCGTGATTCTGATCACTAATGAAATGAAAGCTTCTAGAGAAACCTCTTCGAATAAGTAATTATTGAGAAGGTACTAAGATCACTTACTCCTCAGTTTGATTACATTGTTGTGGCTATTTAACATTCAAGGATCTAAGCACCATGAGAATTAAAGAGTTGTAAAGTagtctagaagcacaagagttgcgtctaacTGAGAGAACCTCTGAAAGAGAGGTAGAGCAGGCTCTGAAAGCTTTTGTTGTCAAGACGGACCAGGAGCAGTCTTTGTCAGAAGCCAAGAAAATACATAGTGGTTCTCAGAAGTTAGGAGCCTCCTACTCTGATGAGAAGaacatcagaagggaaaggataagctTGACAAGAGAATTTTTCAGTGTTACTATTGTAATAGGTTTGGCCACTTTACTAAGGATTGTTAGTCAAATAAGGAAAGGAAGTCAGAAGAAGCAAACATAGCCAGAGGGAGATTATAATGAGGAACATGTGTTATTGATGGCTTATGAATATAATGAGGAACCTGTGTGATTAACGATTTCTAATTCTGAAGGAGACTTTGAATATGAGTCAGAATTAGAAGATGAATCTGAATATCAGTCAGAATCATAAGATGACTTTGAATTTAAATTCGAGTATGATTATAAAGATTAGTCAAAGTCAGAAGATGACTCTAAAGCTGAAGTCGagtataattcaaaataagactCTAAATACGAGTCAGAATCAGAACATAACTCTGAAGCTGAAGTTGAGTCTGATTCTGAAGTAGGTTTTGAAGATGAATCATAGTCGGAAGGCGACTATGAAGCTGAAGGAGACTCTGAAGACGAGTTAGAAGATGATTCTGATTTTGAaagtgaatctgattctgatccaaatTTTAATGATCAAGAATCTGATGGTGAAACCTATAAAGGTGATCGAGACATTGGAAATGATCCAAACTCTAAAGGTGGTCCAAACTCTAACAGTCAAGACTCTGGGGTCAAACTTTTGAAGGTGACCATGTTTTTGAAGGTTGTGGTTCTAGAGGAGGTCCAAAAGCTAATATTGATCCATGTTTTTTAGAAGATTCAGAACAAGTTCAGAGACCACAAAGAATGGGACAAATACCTAGAAGGTTTGTAGAATTCGACATATTACGCGATACTAAaatagactctgaaggagaagtcATTCAGTGTGTCATGCTTGTAGACTCTGAACCAGTTAGTATTGAAGAATATCTCAAGAAGAAAGTGTGGCTAAAGGTCGTGAAAGAAGAACTTGATacaatagaaagaaacaagacttgggagTTGACTGAGCttccaaaggagaagaaaaccatCAGTGTCATATGGGTTTTCAAGGTGAagttgaagccagatggatcaattGGAAAACACAAAGCAAGGTTAGTAGCTAGATGTTTTCTTTAGAAACCTGGGCTAGATTATTTTGAGGTGTTTGcccctgtagctagacatgaaataaTCAGGTTGGTGATTGCTATAGGTGCTAATAGGAATTAGCCTATGATACATCTAGATGCTAAATATGCATTATGAATAGTCCTTTACAAGAAGAAGTTTATGTGCCATAATCTCATGGATTTatgaaaaagaatcaggaagggatgaTGTACAAGTTCTATAAAGCCTTGTATGGATTGatgcaagctcccagagcttggaatttgaagattggtttgtttttcaaaaagCAGGAGCTTCAGAAATGTGATATGGAATATGGTGTTTATGTTCAGCATACTTTTGAAGACAATATGATTCTGGTATGTCTCTACATTGATGACATATTGTTGACTGGAAGTTGTTGTGATGAGATATTCAAGTTCAAGAaggtgatgatgaatgaatttgaGATGACTGGTCTGAGAAATATGGTATATTTTCTATGGATGGAGATTTTGTATTATGAGAAAGGTATCATTTTTCATAGCTAAAGTATGAACTGGAACTTCTGAAGAGATTTGAGTTAACAAATTGCAAGTCTGCAATCACACATGCTGAGACGAATCACAACTTGGATTCTGATGTTGAGGGTGATGTTGTAGATGCTACAACTTTTAAACAGTTGGTTGGCTCGTTAAGATATCTCTGTAATACCATACCTGACATTTGTTATGCAGTAGGAATGGTGAGTAGGTTTATGAACAAACCAAATTGGTCACATTACTAAGCTGTGGTCAGGATTCTGAGGTATATTGAAAGGACTATGAGGTATGGAGTGTTGTTCCCTTTTGGTGTTAAATCTGACTCAGAGCTGATATGTTATTCAGActttgattggtgtggagacagagttgatagaagaagtacttctggatatttctTTAAGTATCTAGGAGGTCTCGTTTCTTGGTGCTCTAGGAAGAAACATGTGGTTGCCTTGTCAACTTGTGAAGTTGAGTACATTACAGGTGCTTTGTCTGTTTGTCAAGATGTTTGGCTAATGAATTTGTCACAGGATCTGAAGATCAAGGTGAGCAAGCATGTGAAGCTGATGATAGACAACAAGTCAACTATAAGTCTTGCCAATAATCAAGTGTTGCATGGAAGGAGCAAGCACATTGACACGAAGTATCATTTCCTGAGGAATCAAGTTCAAAATAGAGTGCTAGAAGTTGCACACTGTAGCACTCAGAAATAACTTGGAGATGTGCTGACTAAAGCTGTTAAGACTGAACACTTCATCAATTTGAAGAAAGAAATTGGTGTTGTTGATTTTAGCTCTAAATGTGAATTAATAGATAATGTTAAAGTGTAATTGTACATTCAATATTTGTTGTCAGTTTATTTTAGATCGTGTGTTGGGCTTTAGCTCGTTGGTCCAATAAAGGTTTAGTATATATTGCATTTTTGTTTTGTAATGCTAAAATATAATCATTCATTGTAACTGTTTTCAATTGAGTAAAAATTTATTACCGTTTATCTCtctttcatcattttcatctttATCTTCAACCTTGTACTCCAACTATAACTATAGTAACTGTTTAGTTAAGCAATCAATTCATAGAAATAGATAATTAAGTTAAACTTTTCAATTTTAAATCATGtcatattcaattttattttccaaattgatatcttattttaatcactttccACAGCAACAAGAGTCACGACGTGACTGAGGACAAACACCAACAGCAAAATACATTTATAATTGAGGTGAAATTCGTCATGGACATGAGCACAAAAAGATGAGTATAAACTTTATGCATCTGATTGTGTATGCATGTATGTTAAACTCCATATCATTATTAGTTTAAAAAAAGAATAACAAGATCCAATATTTGTTTATAAGCCACAATATGTGTTAGAAAATGACTTATGAGCAGATTTTTAGCCTCGAGATCTGAAGAAAGTAGTCGTATTCATCAACCGGATTCAATCGTACAACACTAATTAATTTGTGAGAATACTGTTTGTAATATAGATTATCATTCCTTTTCAATTGCAAAGTACTGGAAATTATTTAGAATGTACAGTGGAGGAGAAGTGTCtttcaaattttataaattgatatTTGTTTTATAAAGGGAAGAGATTAGAGAGGGCAAGTTGAGACCCGTTTGACTTGCAACGACATAATCTATATGGCTTTTGCATAATAGTATCTGTTTTCGGAATGTGGGGTGAAATATAGATAATAAGGTGTGAAATATAAAAATTTAGGTGTAGAAGTGATCGTTAATAAAAGATATTACTATTCTCAATTCTAGTTTTtacaaatttagaaaaaaaaatattatttattaacatAATTGtaattgattaataatttttttttgtctgGTTTTGTCCGGTTTTGAAGAATCCTTAATTTCAGTGTTAATATATTCTTACTTAAAAAAAAGTTAGATAGGAACCAGCGGAACATCTTAAAGACAAAATCCGTGAATAGCATCTATCTACCATCCATTGACCATACAACTAAAGAAAAATATTCTGCTGTTTTTATCATTGTAAACATTTAGTTACTACTAGAATATGGAATATTCTTTGTAATGTTCTTAGCATCTCTTATTTTTAGTCATATATTTATATACATTAttctatattattatatataatgttaaatttgttaaaaaaaactcatATGTCGTcactaaaaaattatattaaagttTATAACTTGTTTATAcattataataaaaatacaattttatttaaaataattaaaggacaaaacacattaaaagaaaataattatattctttaattattctaaataattttttaattaataatgtataaatgagttttaaattttaaaattatttttaatgatggATTTTGAGTTTTAGTAATAAATTATGTATTTTAGTGATATATTTTAAGTTCAACTATGAATATTCATCTTTTTGCTGTAGTTTCAGGGACAATTTTTGAGTTTCTGTCAAGAatcttctttttcatcttatgcTTTGAAATTTATGTTCAATGTGCATGTTTTTGTCTCTGTTTAATTTATTAATGTAAAATGGTCAAATGCCACATGACATGTCAcattaacatattttttatattataatgtcACATGGCATGCCACATCATCCTCCACTGATAGGCATTAATTGAAGGGACCATTAGTATGAAAGAAAAATTTTAGGGAGACCATTTGTTGGATGGAAATATTTTGAGGGACTAAAAGATAATTTGGTATATTTAAGGGGACcataaacttatttaacccattgTTTATATATATTCATTCTGTTTCGAAACCAAAAATGGAGAAGATTGTGGAAGTTATTGTAGAACGAAGCTTCATAAACGATTTGGTGAAGCGACTTCTTGGACTGAAGGTTGCGATCGTGATGCACCTTGAAACAGAGAAGTTGATCTTTAACTGGTGTTGCTTCTGTAATGTCTTCTTCTGTAATGGTCAACGGATAATATATAAGGCACAACATGATCCCTAATTATTCAATTTTAACCATCAACATTAAAAGCTCTCGCTATGACGCAAGACCAACATAAATAACCAAACACCCTAAGTATGTGTTTTTAAATGACAAATTTTtagtaattaataatatatttacttctttattaatgaatgaatttGTTACTTCCATCTATTTTTAATCCTTAGTTTAACTAATTCAAACAAGTTTAATTACCTCTTCCAACTAAACAACATGTGTCTTTGTTTATAACAACTACTAGCAAAatctattatatttaatttttaacgagAACAAAAATGCATATCAATTAATATTATACTATGGAACCAAAATTATATGTAATCTGATTATGAGGAATTCTTGAACCGATGGTGTTGCTCTTCGATATGGTGGCATGGGGTGAACTTGCAAGGTTAGAACTCCAACGCCCAATTCAATTTAAGATTCAAAATGCGAGAAGTGAAAAGTGGATATCAGAAAATGTACCTTGTATTTCTTGTGAGATGACTTTTGTATCTTGGGTCATATGGAATGAATTTGCTTGATTTGAACCTCAACGATTTGGTCATCTGGCCGACCCAGAACAGCTGTCCCCAAGGATTATCGCACGCTAAGGGAGACAGGGAAGTCTTTAGTGGTCGTGGCAGACCACCAAGGATGTCATTTGATTCGAACTACAAGTGAAACGCTTGGACTTAGTTGAAAATGTAGTGGAGAATAAACACATTTAATTCACTTCCATCATTGAAAAGTTTCGCTATTTCTTTTTGACATGTGGGCTGAAGCGACTACTTAGGGCATGAAGCTACCTATAATGCACTCGAGTTTGTTACGTTTCCTAGGGAAAATCCATTTGCTGATCTTGTAACTTCTTTTTACAGCTACATGATCGTTTGATCaccttttcatatatatatatatatatatatatgtgtgtgtgtgtgtgtgtgtgtgtgtgtgtgtgtgtgtgtgtgtgtgtgtgtgtgtgtgggggggggggggggggggggggttgttgagtgcaaaagaaactttttgcaaTCCTGAGAGTCAGTTTTCATTCACAAGCCTTTCTTATTATCAATTATCAAGTGTCATCTACTATTTTTTCTTAAGAGTACTTATCAAAGCAGTTGCAACTCTTTGCTCCTAGCTTTTGTCTTTATCCATTACTTTTCTTCATCAACCTAGCCTAACCAGGTACTCTTCTTAACTCAAACTATTACCTTTAACATTTTCTATTCTTTGGTCAAGATGAGTGATAACCTTATTTGCATAGTTAATGATTTTGAGAGTGATGTTTCTTCCACTACGAGACTGAGGGTATCTTCTGATTCACATTCCCCTACCTCTGCTCATAATCACATGGGCcatcaagttgtgtccttgattgatgattctgattcagaaaaggTATCTAAAAACTCCCTTGATGAGACAGTTTCCTCCATGGATTCTTTCGGTGCCCTTTTGTGAGATGATGAAGTTAAGGAAGGTCACGTTGATGTACCTATGCCCATTCCATTTTGTCTGATGCAGAAATAAAAGCTGCTAAGTTGATGAGAGAATACACTAACGATTTCATCTAGGTTTACTAGACAACCCACAACTATTAACCTAATGATGCTGAAATTAAGAATCATGTGGAATATCAGGGCAGACCAGATGTATTTTATAGCTAATGAGTTGTCCTAGAGAGGTGTGATGTTGGTGAAGCCAGCCGACGCGAGCAAGTACGAGTTAGTGGTTGCGGAAGTGGTGGGAACCCTGTCTATTATGAATACTGAAGCGACTATAAATCTTGCCGAAATCAAGATCGGTGACTCTCTAGATTGGTCTGTCCTTCGCGTGGGTTCAAAAAAAAAGGATATGTAGCTCTTTTGACATGTGTTTGGTCCCATTTTATGAGTGTTTGCTCAGTAGGATAAGGTTGTAGATGTCATTTTTGTGACTTTGAGGTGACCTTCCTAAAACACTTAAAGGTTTCTCCCTTTCAACTTCATTTGGGGTCTTATTACCCTTCACCCAAATGATCATTGGTTCAACCCTTTTGCCAACGACTAGGGAAATATTTTGAGGCGTTTTGTCCTGGTGAAGCCCCACACTCCAAAGGCCCATTTTTCCTTCTACTATGATCCGGTTGAGTCAACTCTCTTATGTAAATGTAGATTTTTGAAGTACTAGTCTTGACCTCACTTCAACTTTACCATCAATTCTTCCTGCCTCAAATTAGGTCCCCTTTCCCCTAAAGAGGATATGATGAAGGATGACTTGCATTATTTGTTTCAAGGACTTGGTCATGAAGAGGAGTTTAGCCCTGGTGAAGTGCTTTCTTCCCAAAAGAGGAAGAAGCGAATGAATACTTACTCTATCGTGAGTACGACCGATCGCGCAGAGAGAAAATAGATCTTTGGTATGAACGAAgtcctataatttttttatatgtgtGAATGGATCTTGCAGATAACATGGTTGTTGTACAATCTCTACAACACGCAAGGTATCAATATTGGTTCTACTAGTTAGGCTGTGACGCCCTCTCTTGCGACCAGTACTCATATCCCAGTTGCTATAAGATTAAATATTACTATTCTTTTAAATACCAAAACTTTTAtcgtattatttattattaattagtaaaaaaaagtAAACTTCAAATTGGGTAGTTATgtaagactatgtacaatgggggtgttgaaaaacAAATTCAATAGTTGAATCCTTACAATGAGGGTGTTGAATAAGTTGTTTAAAGTGAGGtgtattaattggtgttgaaagttTTCAATATGTTGAATGTGGAAAGAGTGGGGTCCACAAAATACTTTGTAAAATTTTATTGATTGTTttgaatgtttaaattttttagtgtgttgtgaatggtggtggaataggatgttgaattttattaaacaaaatcattgtagtgagtataaattgaatgtgtgttgaattattaggtgaaagaaagagaagatgatgtgtagtataaaaaatgaaaaagaggaGTGTTGAATAATAAAACCATTGTACATAGCCTAATGAGTAAATTGCTCGACAACACAATGTAACTATTagaagatttttaaaaaaaaaaaaatatcgaCTTTTGCACTCAATTTTATAAGGATTAAAATTCGATATTTTTTATAGAaactaaaaatcatttttgataattttatagggactacaaACATATtttaacccttattattattattattattattattattattattattattattattattattattattatttattattattatttattattaattgtaatTATTGTTATTACTAATTGGTGTTTAGAGACgtttgtttgttggtttgttgtttTTCAGTTAAGAGATGCTGTATGTGTTAACTGACAAACAAGACGAGTTTCACTAATGACCTCCCCTTACTTAACCCCTCATTAGTTTTCTAGTAATTTACAGCTAATATTTTACATTTCCAAACCCTAACGGTTATAACTTTTAAGTACAAAATAATAttccaacaaaaaaataaaatataaatacttCGGTCCCACACTGGTCATCAACCGAGccttccattttctttctctcttcttctctccgCCGCAATCACCACCGttgatcttttcttgattcaTCATGCCCGTTCATCTCGCCGGAAGTTGAAGAAAGCAAAAAGAGGGTCCGGTAAGGCTCCAGAACGACAGAGTGATAGAATAATAGTCAATGGCGTCTCCGGCGAAGACGCAGCTAGTATTAGAGATCAACTTGATCTCAGCTCAAGGCTTGAAGCCACCGTCATCACCACGGAGAAAGTTTCAAACCTACGCTCTCACGTGGATCGATTCTTCCACCAAGCTCCGAACACGAGTCGACAAAATCGGAGGCCAGAATCCTACATGGAACGATAAGTTCCTCTTCCGCGTTACGCCGGAGTTTCTTGCCAGTGAAACCGCCGGTGTATGTGTAGCTATCTACGCCGTTGGTACCTTCCGTGATCACATAGTCGGTACAGTCAGATTCCTCATCAGCAATATTCTCTCTTCCGACTCCGCCAACGGTAACGGTAACAGAAGTCCTTGCTTCAGCGCAGTTCAAATCCGTCGGCCGTCGGGGAGTTTCTACGGCGTGATGAACATCGGAGCAATGGTGGTAGACGGTTCTGGTTTTCCGGCACTGGAGAAAATATCGGCGATAGGTTACCGTGACCTGATGGGAGAAAAGATAAAAGACCGCCGGAGAAAGTCACCGGAACTGAAACCGAAAGAGGCGGTGGCCGGAGATGAAGTTTCGAGTGAATCTTGCGATAATGATACTTGTTGTACGGAATCTGTGGATGAAATGGAGTCATCAACATCGACGTCGACGTCTTCTTCGTCGCCGAAAACGACGGCGTTGCAGGATTGGAATGGAGTGAGAGAATTGGCGGGAAATAAAGGATTAGCGGGTGCAGGATTCTTATGCTGTTTGGTTGCACAGAGAAGTGTTCGCTCTCTCTCTCCTACCACTACCAGGTAACcatgagagagaaaaaagaaagaggaaaaaaaaCTACTCTACGGTTGGTAGTAGTCTAATATTGCGTTATCACAGATTGATTGATGGACGGTGGAGATTTTTCTGGCAACAACTTCAAAAACTCAGTGTTAttgttttcccatcctttgggaCTATTATGATATTATCAAATCAGTCCCTATTCTTTGTTTGTTTTACATTAGAGGACACTCTGTTTTTTCAGGCTTTTTACTCTTGCTTTTTTAATTCAATCTTTCATGAATACATAAAAAGTTTAGAAGGATAATTTTTCATGACAATAGTGTGAAGtttttatattgtattttatGGTGATTTTCTTCTTAGTGGGAAGCTATGTTAAAAAGTGTAAAATTAGTTCCAAAAATTGAGTATTGGGAAATGATAGTagatattttactattttttttttaaattctatttATGTGTTTTTGAACTCACATCACATTGTCTTAGTAAAATGGTGGAGTTCTAATGGTAAAATAATTTCGGTTAAATTCAAACGGTTAGATCTATTTGATTTCACAACAAATTGTCAAAAAATGATAATAATTGAGTTCGATTATGGGATGAAATaacttttgattaaattttaattatttattttataagttCTAAATTAACGAGTCTATTTTTTTACTTAAAAGTtaagtcaaaaagaaaaacaATTGTTACTTGTCTCATATTGTGTTTGTTTTAAAAGTTATTCATCATTTTCTTATTTTAGAGAAATAGGTTGGAATCTAAATTGTTGagaataattttatatttctttaaaaaaataatgattaagcATGACCGTCTTTGAGAGTAAGGCAAACTATTGTATATGATAAAAATTTGTCATTATTGAatctaggggtgttcaaaaaaaCTAGTTTTACTTAACTGATCCATGTCCAAACTGTACCATTTTTAAAAAGCCCAGTccatttgtaaaaaaataaatttggaTTAAATGAAACCCAAAACCAATAAACCGGATATCATTTTTGTGAATTGGTTTATAAACCAGTTTACTTTCTCTTTCATTGAAGCAAAGCCACACTCATCTCTCACTTCGAATATCTGTAACTAATTGGTTATTTGAGTTTCTCAATCCTTTTGAATCAGTTTACATGTCTTCCTCAATCGTATATATGAATGATTTTGAGAATGTTTTTGCTTTTATCGCTAATGTTCACAGAACCGACAGTACTGGTGGCGTTAGCGAAACCAACGACATTCATGGAAAGAATGGTTTGTGGTGTTGGCAGAACCGAAGATCTTCATAGAAACCATGACATGCAGTTTGCGGAATGGCAGAACCAATGTTATTTACAGAAACGATGGCGTGCGGCGTTTGCAGAACATACAACATTCACATAAATGATGGTTATCGCTGAATGGAACTATCACAGTGTTCATTATCACTTGAGATCCTTGCATGAAATGTGTGTTTTAATTAAAACCGGTTTTAAACTGAATCCAAACCGATTTGAATCTATTTCACAAACATGAACCGGTTTTTTGAGATAATGATTTGGTTTTTAAACCATAaccaaaaaaatggtttggttcCCACGGGTCGGTTACCATGCACAACCCTAGTTGAACCGTAGTTGAATAGaatctaataaaataattattgcgGTTAAATTATGATTAAATAAGATGTCTAATTTTTTTGTCATATTTAAACTGTGGCTAATTTACATTGTCTTTAAACACTTAAAATGACTTTAAAATCAAGTACGCCTCTAGTgctctttcttctcttttctcgGTCTTACCTTATCTTTATGGTagtgcatttttattattattatttttttgcttGGTGTTAATTTGAGATATTTTGCTGCTTGATATCTGGACATATAAATTGGATATAAGATGTATAAAAAGGCTACATGCAAGTAACCAAGTCATATTTTTGACATTCGATCACAAATTCGacaattttatattttcaaaagacGTGAATGGTAAACTTAAAGACATTTTCGACAACAGTGGCCGTTTGAAGTAGTTCACAAACCAAGGAACATGGAAACAAAGTAGACAACGAAAGTCCATGTAGAAGTAGACATGTTGGATTTTGAAGAAATAATTCTTGTTGACAGTTGACGATGTACCTAGTATATAAGTAAATTTTAATTATGTAATCAAGATTTGAATTTCATTTTGTTCTCATTAGAACTAATACATGAATCTAGTGAGATAACGAGTTTGTGAGAAATGTATGAACTTGTATTTCACTTGTATTTCACTTTTAATTCAagtatttcaattaatttttatcCTTTTACTTATTTACttgattttgtaaaattaaaCGCATTTACTTTATCTCTTTAGTTATCATAATTAGAAATTCTTCCAGCACTATTACattctttcaaaatgtttgacaCAAAGTATTGTCTAGAATTTTTGAGTTTGATCTTAGAAGTGAACTAAAACTCGTGATTGTTTACTAAAAACACCATTAAATAAATTGGTACGCCCAATGGAACTACTTTTGTgcaaaaatcaaacttttgcagaAAAGTGTAcgcttttttatttttgttttatgttctTCACACATGAAAATTATTTCAATCACTGAGTGTGTGTGCGCCTGAGGAGTGGCAAGATTTCTAACATGTCTCGTCAATTATCGAGGAATTCATCCCTTCCCCAGTACGTTGTTCCAAATGCAGAAGAAAAATCAATCGGAACAACGGTTGGTTGGACAAGCATTTCAACAATTGTTGGAGTAACTGCTCCTGCCataagtcaaaccctagtttcaaccATGACACCGGAGATTGTGATACCCCCACCACAACCAACCAGTTTTCTGACTACTAGGGTTACACTAATCACTATAGAAGATACTAGGCCTTTATTCCTTCCAAGCTTTACGCTTCCCCTGGTAGTAGAAAATATCCATATCGTATGTCAACCGCAATATGCAGATAATGCAATGGTTGTTGCTTCTCCTGTTAATCAATACACGACATTGGGATCTGCCATAAGCAAT
The Vicia villosa cultivar HV-30 ecotype Madison, WI linkage group LG6, Vvil1.0, whole genome shotgun sequence genome window above contains:
- the LOC131612900 gene encoding uncharacterized protein LOC131612900 yields the protein MASPAKTQLVLEINLISAQGLKPPSSPRRKFQTYALTWIDSSTKLRTRVDKIGGQNPTWNDKFLFRVTPEFLASETAGVCVAIYAVGTFRDHIVGTVRFLISNILSSDSANGNGNRSPCFSAVQIRRPSGSFYGVMNIGAMVVDGSGFPALEKISAIGYRDLMGEKIKDRRRKSPELKPKEAVAGDEVSSESCDNDTCCTESVDEMESSTSTSTSSSSPKTTALQDWNGVRELAGNKGLAGAGFLCCLVAQRSVRSLSPTTTR